The Triticum aestivum cultivar Chinese Spring chromosome 7B, IWGSC CS RefSeq v2.1, whole genome shotgun sequence genome window below encodes:
- the LOC123156654 gene encoding uncharacterized protein translates to MADPFSLFKEFLGFGFKIKGALDKAKHNVEECRKIDNLLLILRAIAKNLQGSPKIMEDHLMRDTAKGLEKALQRASEFVAECKRKGVLRRAFNATDIAEKLGGVCLDVLLNMNALLLANGALNNSELAELKEIVAQLRADGALNNLLLTKILQILADLPQEVEKLVKDNQISSKIKDKRETKKTAVASSQNKNKGEAKETDVARPKGKIQKNKKLGGSTVVPDTSLPDGLDESASAARVVGQGSSTGIINKARSSISKSVDKAQSVGVSAAPFHPQKIISISKEPGETGGYKIDTCSSETSKLLEVYPQRLLFPKEPKNKETTGSGCPVTLTNRTNRYVCIWIKPINGQFTKPEIMKPHSTLVVYATMNMHAQPPKDTVKFEVLMIIVESKQDYGKLESSISGKLKMDSGFMEHVKKLKAEVYRAMLTPITCDLASCQIISRSIKRMTLVTSIDAHPTKPWIVTGHEGGDFSIWDYQKQETVMKLQVNEVPDKGAWQRPAFFQLIKERSVQHSVFSVKFTAEGKRLVVGDGRGYIYVYDSTNTKLQEVKKIRAYDKKSVNSLAAHPAKPYLLSSSAFSRNIKLWDWSENWKVQNFDVKPENTYYDGVHSVKFNPRDTNTFACVTDEDRVKVWNIKTSSLETTLKGPFVMADYFFTRGHQHLMVTLRFDSHNSEIWDLKTQEVVHTLSVSGRKMTWVACHPKLPILVTMLDDGTVCLWDASTYRLEKMVHITNSKCRDLVFVQDTNGRPRLAIAFKTRIAIMQVNLPIANTSNASG, encoded by the exons ATGGCCGATCCGTTCAGCCTCTTTAAGGAGTTCCTGGGGTTTGGGTTCAAGATCAAGGGTGCGCTGGACAAGGCCAAACACAACGTGGAGGAGTGCCGCAAGATCGACAACCTCCTGCTCATCCTGAGGGCCATCGCCAAGAACCTGCAGGGTTCGCCCAAGATCATGGAGGACCACTTGATGAGGGACACGGCCAAGGGCCTAGAGAAGGCCCTGCAGCGCGCGTCCGAGTTTGTCGCCGAGTGCAAGCGCAAGGGGGTCCTGCGCCGTGCTTTCAACGCCACCGACATCGCCGAGAAGCTGGGCGGGGTCTGCCTCGATGTGCTGCTCAACATGAACGCCCTACTGCTTGCCAACGGTGCCTTGAACAACTCGGAGCTGGCCGAGCTTAAGGAAATTGTGGCTCAGCTCCGCGCCGACGGTGCCTTGAACAACTTGCTGTTGACCAAGATTCTGCAGATTCTTGCTGATTTGCCACAAGAG GTGGAAAAATTGGTGAAGGACAACCAGATAAGTTCTAAAATTAAAGACAAAAGGGAGACAAAGAAAACAGCTGTAGCTAGTtcccaaaacaaaaacaaaggggaGGCAAAGGAAACAGATGTTGCCAG GCCGAAAGGGAAGATTCAGAAAAACAAGAAACTAGGGGGTAGCACGGTGGTGCCAGATACTTCCTTACCAGATG GCTTAGATGAGTCCGCTTCAGCGGCCAGGGTGGTTGGACAAGGCTCTAGTACTGGTATTATCAATAAG GCAAGGAGCTCTATCTCCAAGTCGGTGGACAAGGCACAGTCAGTGGGAGTTTCTGCAGCACCATTCCATCCGCAGAAAATAATCAGCATATCCAAGGAACCCGGAGAGACAGGCGGATATAAG ATAGACACCTGTTCCTCTGAGACTAGCAAGCTTCTTGAGGTCTACCCGCAGCGGCTTCTCTTCCCCAAGGAGCCAAAAAACAAGGAAACTACTGGATCTGGATGCCCAGTGACCCTAACCAACAGGACAAACCGTTACGTTTGCATCTGGATTAAACCAATAAATGGGCAATTTACAAAACCAGAGATAATGAAGCCCCATTCGACTTTGGTTGTGTATGCGACAATGAATATGCATGCACAACCTCCCAAAGACACGGTCAAGTTTGAGGTGCTCATGATTATCGTAGAGTCGAAGCAAGACTACGGAAAATTGGAGTCATCCATTTCTGGCAAGCTGAAAATGGACAGTGGCTTTATGGAGCATGTTAAGAAGCTTAAGGCAGAGGTGTATCGGGCAATGCTGACACCTATCACTTGTGATCTCGCAAGCTGCCAG ATCATATCAAGATCAATAAAGAGAATGACCCTGGTGACATCCATTGATGCGCACCCCACTAAGCCATG GATTGTGACGGGTCATGAGGGAGGGGATTTTTCCATTTGGGACTACCAGAAGCAG GAAACTGTGATGAAGTTGCAGGTCAATGAGGTGCCAGACAAGGGTGCATGGCAGCGACCTGCCTTTTTTCAACTCATCAAAGAGAGGTCTGTCCAACATTCGGTTTTTTCAGTCAAATTTACCGCCGAAGGGAAACGGTTGGTAGTGGGGGATGGTCGCGGATACATCTATGTCTATGATTCCACCAACACTAAGCTGCAGGAGGTCAAGAAAATCAGAGCTTATGATAAGAAATCTGTGAACTCTCTGGCTGCACACCCAGCAAAGCCATACCTTCTTTCATCGTCTGCTTTTAGTAGAAATATCAAGCTTTGGGACTGGAGTGAGAACTGGAAAGTTCAAAATTTCGACGTGAAACCTGAGAATACATATTATGATGGTGTGCACAGTGTCAAGTTTAATCCAAGGGACACCAACACTTTTGCTTGTGTTACCGATGAGGACAGAGTAAAG GTCTGGAACATCAAAACTTCCAGTCTTGAAACCACACTGAAGGGGCCATTCGTCATGGCTGATTATTTCTTCACTCGCGGTCATCAGCACTTGATGGTTACTTTGAGATTTGACTCACACAACTCTGAG ATATGGGATTTGAAGACACAAGAAGTTGTTCACACTCTTAGCGTGAGTGGGCGCAAAATGACCTGGGTTGCTTGCCACCCAAAGCTTCCAATACTGGTTACAATGTTAGATGATGGGACTGTATGTTTGTGGGATGCCAGTACCTACAG GCTTGAGAAAATGGTTCACATTACCAACAGCAAGTGTCGTGATTTGGTATTTGTCCAAGACACAAATGGCCGACCCAG GCTCGCTATCGCATTTAAGACAAGGATAGCAATCATGCAAGTTAATTTGCCAATTGCAAATACAAGCAATGCAAGTGGATGA